Proteins from one Candidatus Poribacteria bacterium genomic window:
- a CDS encoding PAS domain-containing protein: MLTFLRRFSQRGKSLQTQLTVLLLIVSIIPLLWVAYFAYTGGRRALENSIGVSLAQLARESIDKADMSLFWRLQQVRTAASNAEAALKELNLPVKERKRAWEMRRPISPKAVEIVNGLAILAGKDGKVILTDKDGLIVHANQWVLDFDQSSESWWRKAYNNGIGHTYIGRIKYDPNLKVHSIDMAVPVMDSGTNRAIGVLEVTFILSDLRDMVRRLNGLMEGMEAYIIDEQGRVIAAPPDKKGIRILQDRMLYTEAAMKAIQAAEGESGYVTEEDESGRKKVIGWAHSAGYMGHKLTDWSVLVFQPTSVAFAPASRLKNNVLLLTLLSAVVVAFIGVIFTRRLTGPIIKLAEAARAIGKGTFDADEIPITSRNEVGVLVEEFNLMRKNLKELMGRLSDEQEKMRAVVNSIAEGLVFLDKRGRIVHLNPAAEELLGMRGEDVGREIESAVEDPTLKRLFESCQLSTHQRKTIAHEVPVKTRGRERILKVLASPVISEEGILLGTVYVFDDITREKEIDKMKSDFVSLVSHELRTPLTTIQLGISLILDGKTGPINDRQRSSLEKVDRQAKRLTRLINDLLDLSRIESGRVQMKREPISLLDIAVSRMEEIRPQAEAKGVKMELQVKGDIPMTVGDEERIGQVITNLLSNAVKFTPPGGTVTVRLTPHEKMLLTEVIDTGPGIPPEQRDKIFDKFYQLSDVHTRQQGGSGLGLSIAKSIVEAHNGRIWVESEEGKGSNFKFLLPLISPEELNDGSQDTDS, encoded by the coding sequence ATGTTGACCTTTCTGAGGCGATTTTCGCAGAGAGGGAAGAGCCTTCAGACACAGCTAACGGTTCTCCTTCTCATCGTTTCCATCATACCGCTTCTGTGGGTGGCTTATTTCGCCTATACCGGTGGTAGACGAGCCTTGGAAAACTCAATTGGGGTGAGCCTCGCTCAACTGGCGAGGGAATCGATCGATAAAGCGGATATGAGCCTCTTTTGGAGGCTGCAACAGGTTCGAACCGCGGCGTCGAACGCCGAAGCGGCGTTGAAGGAATTGAACCTGCCGGTGAAGGAACGTAAGAGGGCCTGGGAGATGAGAAGACCTATCTCGCCCAAGGCGGTTGAAATCGTCAACGGATTGGCCATTCTAGCAGGCAAGGACGGAAAGGTGATCCTGACCGATAAAGACGGCCTCATCGTGCATGCCAACCAATGGGTGCTGGACTTCGATCAATCCTCCGAAAGCTGGTGGCGCAAGGCGTATAATAACGGCATCGGACACACCTACATCGGGAGGATCAAATATGATCCTAATCTCAAGGTCCACTCGATAGATATGGCCGTTCCGGTGATGGATAGCGGCACGAACAGGGCGATAGGCGTGCTGGAGGTGACGTTCATCCTCTCCGATCTGAGGGATATGGTCCGAAGGCTGAACGGGCTGATGGAGGGGATGGAGGCCTATATCATAGACGAGCAGGGCAGGGTAATCGCCGCACCACCCGATAAAAAGGGGATCAGGATACTTCAGGACAGGATGCTCTACACCGAGGCCGCTATGAAGGCGATCCAGGCGGCGGAGGGCGAATCGGGATATGTGACCGAGGAGGATGAAAGCGGCCGGAAGAAGGTGATCGGATGGGCTCATTCCGCCGGATACATGGGTCATAAACTCACCGACTGGTCCGTTCTGGTCTTCCAGCCCACCTCCGTTGCATTCGCCCCCGCATCCAGACTTAAGAATAACGTCCTCCTGCTCACCCTCCTCTCGGCCGTTGTCGTGGCCTTTATAGGCGTCATCTTCACCAGAAGGCTCACAGGCCCGATCATAAAACTGGCTGAGGCCGCAAGGGCCATAGGAAAGGGCACCTTCGATGCCGATGAGATACCCATAACCTCCAGAAACGAGGTGGGCGTGCTGGTGGAGGAGTTCAACCTGATGCGGAAGAACCTGAAAGAGCTGATGGGGAGGCTATCGGATGAACAGGAGAAGATGAGAGCAGTGGTCAACAGCATCGCCGAAGGATTGGTTTTCCTGGACAAAAGGGGCCGAATCGTACATCTCAATCCGGCTGCCGAGGAACTGCTCGGCATGAGGGGAGAGGATGTGGGCAGAGAGATAGAATCGGCCGTCGAAGATCCGACCTTAAAGCGGCTCTTCGAATCCTGTCAGCTCTCAACCCATCAGCGCAAAACCATCGCCCATGAGGTGCCCGTAAAAACCAGGGGAAGGGAGAGGATACTCAAGGTTCTGGCGAGCCCCGTCATCTCGGAGGAGGGGATATTGCTGGGAACGGTCTATGTGTTCGATGATATCACCCGCGAGAAGGAGATCGATAAGATGAAATCGGATTTTGTCTCCCTGGTCTCCCACGAGCTGAGGACGCCTCTGACCACCATCCAGCTCGGTATCTCGCTGATCCTGGACGGCAAGACCGGACCGATCAACGATCGCCAGCGATCCAGCCTCGAGAAGGTGGACAGGCAGGCTAAAAGGCTCACCCGGCTGATAAACGATCTTCTGGATCTGTCAAGGATCGAATCGGGCAGGGTTCAGATGAAGCGGGAGCCGATATCGCTCCTGGACATCGCCGTAAGCCGTATGGAGGAGATAAGGCCTCAGGCGGAGGCGAAGGGGGTTAAGATGGAACTTCAGGTGAAGGGTGATATCCCTATGACGGTGGGCGATGAGGAGAGGATAGGACAGGTGATAACCAACCTGCTATCAAACGCCGTCAAATTCACGCCGCCGGGGGGAACCGTGACGGTGAGGCTCACACCTCATGAGAAAATGTTGCTGACGGAGGTCATCGATACCGGGCCGGGGATCCCGCCCGAACAGCGGGATAAGATCTTCGACAAATTCTATCAACTGAGTGATGTCCACACCAGGCAACAGGGCGGTTCTGGGCTCGGCCTTTCGATCGCCAAGAGCATAGTTGAAGCCCATAACGGCAGGATTTGGGTCGAAAGCGAGGAGGGAAAGGGGAGCAATTTCAAGTTCCTCCTGCCCCTGATTTCCCCGGAGGAGTTGAATGATGGGAGCCAAGATACTGATAGTTGA
- a CDS encoding SpoIIE family protein phosphatase produces the protein MGAKILIVDDEEDILDLVDLSLTADGFDVITARSGPEALEKVREEMPDLILLDISMPDMDGYEVMRRLKGDRRTSSIPIIMLTAASDKRDKVRSFSAGADDYVVKPFDADELTARIEAVLSRTRTIRYINPLISTMGDWSVEELGSSLETAVKIQRNLLPKEPPDLEGIQFGNILESSRTVSGDFYDYIPLDQYRVGIAIADIRGKGLPASLLMVMVRTILRLVSRELDSPGDVLKKINDMLQTDTDPEFFATMIYGILDTRSLTFRYANGGHCSPIRANERSRKVEFLREGGLILGVFDFALFEDVEVELEDGDLLLFYTDGVTETESPGGDIYGEERLAGFIRDHLYLSADELCRAIRDELYDFSGTYQRADDMTIVAIKITD, from the coding sequence ATGGGAGCCAAGATACTGATAGTTGATGATGAGGAGGACATCCTCGATCTGGTCGATTTGAGCTTAACGGCCGATGGATTCGACGTGATAACCGCCAGAAGCGGCCCGGAGGCTTTGGAGAAGGTGAGGGAGGAGATGCCCGATCTGATCCTCCTGGACATCAGTATGCCCGATATGGACGGGTATGAGGTGATGCGAAGGCTGAAGGGCGACAGACGCACAAGCAGCATACCGATAATCATGCTCACGGCGGCCTCTGACAAGAGGGATAAGGTTCGTAGCTTCAGCGCCGGAGCCGATGATTATGTCGTCAAGCCCTTCGACGCCGATGAGCTGACGGCGCGAATCGAGGCGGTGCTCTCCAGAACCCGCACGATCAGATACATAAACCCGCTTATAAGCACGATGGGAGACTGGTCGGTTGAGGAGCTCGGCTCAAGCCTGGAGACGGCCGTTAAGATCCAACGCAATCTCCTGCCCAAGGAGCCCCCTGATCTGGAGGGAATACAGTTCGGCAATATCCTCGAAAGCTCCAGGACGGTTTCAGGTGATTTCTACGATTACATCCCGTTGGATCAATACAGGGTGGGCATCGCTATAGCCGATATCCGGGGCAAGGGGCTTCCTGCCTCATTGTTGATGGTCATGGTCAGAACCATTCTGAGGCTCGTCTCGCGGGAGCTTGATTCGCCGGGTGACGTTCTCAAAAAGATAAACGATATGCTTCAGACCGACACCGATCCGGAGTTCTTCGCCACGATGATATACGGCATATTGGACACCAGATCCCTTACCTTCAGATACGCCAACGGCGGACACTGCAGCCCGATACGCGCCAATGAGCGAAGCAGAAAGGTCGAGTTTCTCAGGGAGGGAGGGTTGATATTAGGGGTCTTCGACTTCGCCCTGTTCGAGGACGTGGAGGTGGAGCTGGAGGATGGAGACCTGTTGCTCTTCTACACCGATGGGGTAACTGAGACCGAGAGCCCCGGCGGGGATATCTACGGAGAGGAGAGACTGGCGGGGTTTATCAGAGATCATCTCTACCTCTCCGCCGATGAGCTCTGTCGGGCGATCAGGGATGAGCTATATGATTTTAGCGGCACGTATCAACGTGCCGATGACATGACGATCGTAGCGATCAAGATAACCGATTGA
- a CDS encoding STAS domain-containing protein yields MEMKTSFKGEIPVLSISGRIIGESASVMKREMDRLIKQSNGRLILDLSDVPLLDSSALGAIVATLTSVKKMGGNLVLFNPQKAVQKVLEITRLVSIFEIYDDLEVAVASFDK; encoded by the coding sequence ATGGAGATGAAAACTTCCTTTAAAGGGGAGATTCCTGTTCTATCCATAAGCGGCAGGATAATAGGCGAAAGCGCCTCGGTGATGAAACGGGAGATGGACAGGTTGATAAAGCAGAGCAACGGCAGGCTGATCCTGGACCTCTCGGATGTTCCCCTGTTGGATAGTTCTGCCTTGGGAGCGATAGTTGCGACGTTGACATCCGTCAAGAAGATGGGCGGTAACCTGGTTCTGTTTAATCCTCAGAAAGCCGTGCAGAAGGTGCTCGAGATAACCAGGCTGGTTTCGATATTCGAGATATACGATGACCTGGAGGTGGCGGTGGCCTCCTTCGATAAATGA
- a CDS encoding polysaccharide deacetylase family protein, which yields MPGKRDIAVRFLALSGITRLKELLGRKDRLLVLVYHRICETEGFMWDDDLVSASPQQFERQVRYIAERFTPITFEELGRILDGRSPMPPRPVIVTFDDGYMDNYLQAFPILKRYGVPATFFIPVGFIGTRKVTWWDLKAFKRKNARQPREGPEFMGWEEIEEMAEWGMEFGSHTVSHISLAKASDVRIKDELSASKSEMEHRLGREITAFAYPYGEWDERAVKLVREAGFRFAVTLEHGLNRLERCRANPFALKRIAVERRDSFDSFRAKIGFPKIIRY from the coding sequence ATGCCTGGTAAGAGAGACATAGCCGTGAGGTTTCTCGCTTTATCCGGTATCACAAGGTTAAAGGAGCTCCTTGGAAGAAAGGATAGGCTCCTTGTGCTGGTCTACCACAGGATCTGCGAGACCGAGGGGTTTATGTGGGATGATGATCTTGTAAGCGCCTCACCTCAACAGTTCGAAAGGCAGGTTCGGTATATCGCCGAGCGGTTCACCCCGATCACCTTCGAGGAGTTGGGGCGGATCCTCGACGGCCGCTCGCCGATGCCCCCCAGACCGGTTATCGTGACCTTTGACGACGGATATATGGATAACTACCTCCAGGCCTTTCCGATCCTCAAACGGTATGGAGTCCCGGCTACCTTCTTCATTCCAGTTGGATTCATCGGAACCCGAAAGGTGACCTGGTGGGATCTCAAGGCTTTTAAGCGAAAAAACGCTCGGCAGCCGAGGGAAGGGCCTGAGTTTATGGGCTGGGAGGAAATCGAGGAGATGGCCGAATGGGGGATGGAATTCGGCTCACACACGGTCAGCCATATATCCCTTGCCAAAGCCTCTGATGTGAGGATAAAGGATGAGCTATCGGCTTCCAAATCGGAGATGGAACATCGGCTCGGAAGGGAAATTACGGCGTTCGCCTATCCTTATGGGGAATGGGACGAAAGAGCCGTAAAGCTGGTGCGCGAGGCAGGTTTCAGATTCGCAGTCACGCTTGAGCATGGTTTAAACCGGCTCGAGAGGTGCCGGGCGAATCCGTTTGCCCTTAAAAGGATCGCCGTGGAGAGACGGGATTCATTCGATTCCTTCAGAGCCAAGATAGGCTTTCCTAAGATCATCAGATACTAA